The Colletotrichum higginsianum IMI 349063 chromosome 2, whole genome shotgun sequence genome has a segment encoding these proteins:
- a CDS encoding Sporulation protein rmd1, which translates to MDQTATAAGSASATENTPLLPTADVRPKSSRTVTFNPNPVSKTIEPEPDFQRSKAGHGNNSLSASPGQSSALASINNKLRRRNSHGAVPSHIPPQLVPKIGPQRSTKNAQKLKLLPNPELNEESPDEESGRDVYSQYTRIKDPTARRDAARLGKADRDRLPRVTAYCTANKYQMDGLMRFLKGRGKSRGANPKLIDECIYSAYDYSKTVENRHDRRVGAQPDPVQAYERRHSTGDVSDNGFSRDNLIDLQSEGRQDSGFVDGFDGGNEHALVETNPDFDTQVHTPEVFLFDYGVVVIWGMTLAQEQRFLKEIAKFETEKLSVDDVETEHFNFYYTREYQARIYNDFITLRDKRNYMTKLAISHALAQSVKTSLFEELIASTVDTCKDIPTQIALTGKIALSRTQINMQIGELFILRINIHLNGSVLDTPELFWVEPQLEPVYQAVRSYLEMDQRVGLLNERLDVIADLLAVLKDQLSHGHGEKLEWIVIVLIAAEIVVAAINIVVDLYASD; encoded by the exons ATGGACCAGACAGCAACAGCCGCTGggtcggcttcggccacCGAAAACACACCACTGCTCCCCACGGCAGACGTCCGCCCCAAGTCGTCGCGTACCGTCACCTTCAACCCGAACCCCGTCTCCAAGACGATAGAGCCCGAGCCCGACTTCCAACGATCCAAGGCGGGCCATGGCAACAACAGCCTGTCGGCGAGCCCCGGACAGAGCTCCGCCCTGGcctccatcaacaacaagctgCGGAGGAGGAACAGCCACGGAGCGGTGCCGAGCCACATACCACCCCAGCTGGTGCCCAAGATCGGTCCGCAGCGAAGCACCAAGAATGCGCAAAAGCTTAAGCTGCTCCCTAACCCCGAGCTCAACGAAGAGAGCCCGGATGAGGAGAGCGGTAGGGACGTGTACTCGCAGTATACCCGGATCAAGGATCCCACGGCGCGCAGAGATGCCGCGCGCCTGGGTAAGGCGGACCGCGACCGGCTGCCGAGGGTGACGGCGTACTGCACGGCCAACAAGTACCAGATGGACGGCCTGATGCGTTTCCTCAAGGGCCGGGGCAAATCGAGGGGCGCCAACCCGAAGCTGATCGACGAGTGCATCTACTCGGCGTACGACTACAGCAAGACCGTCGAGAACAGGCACGACCGCAGAGTAGGCGCCCAACCCGACCCGGTACAGGCGTACGAGAGGCGGCACTCAACGGGCGACGTCTCGGACAACGGCTTCTCTCGCGACAACCTCATCGACCTCCAGTCGGAAGGCCGGCAGGACTCCGGCTTTGTCGACGGTTTCGACGGAGGCAACGAGCACGCCCTGGTCGAGACCAACCCGGACTTTGACACCCAGGTCCACACCCCGGAGGTCTTCCTTTTCGACTACGGGGTCGTCGTCATATGGGGCATGACCCTGGCCCAGGAGCAGAGGTTCCTGAAGGAGATTGCCAAGTTCGAGACGGAGAAGCTTTCggtggacgacgtcgagacgGAGCACTTCAACTTTTACTACACGCGCGAATACCAAGCGCGTATCTACAACGACTTCATCACGCTGCGGGACAAGCGGAACTACATGACCAAGCTGGCCATCTCCCACGCGCTGGCCCAGAGCGTCAAG ACGTCCCTGTTTGAAGAGTTGATCGCCTCGACCGTCGACACGTGCAAAGACATCCCTACCCAGATCGCGTTGACGGGCAAGATCGCCCTCAGCCGCACGCAAATCAACATGCAGATCGGCGAGCTCTTCATTCTCCGCATCAACATCCATCTCAACGGCTCCGTGCTCGACACGCCGGAGCTGTTCTGGGTCGAGCCCCAGCTCGAACCCGTGTACCAGGCCGTCCGGAGCTACCTGGAGATGGACCAACGTGTCGGCCTCCTGAACGAGCGTCTGGACGTCATTGCCGACTTGTTGGCCGTGCTGAAGGACCAGCTCAGCCACGGCCACGGAGAGAAGTTGGAGTGGATTG TAATTGTACTCATTGCGGCCGAGATTGTCGTCGCAGCCATCAACATCGTGGTGGATTTGTATGCATCGGATTAG
- a CDS encoding Saccharopine dehydrogenase: MSLKQHGRQYDLIVFGATGYTGTFVAEHITTHLPTNLKWAVAGRSESKLQHLVGECKKLSPDRVQPGIEICSLNDEDLEALAKKTYILITTVGPYAQYGEHAFRACAENGTHYLDVTGETPWTGTMIKKYEGLAQETGAMMFPQIGIESAPPDLVTWVLAKQVRERLSAQTGAVTVSIHQLDAAPSGGTLATVLGLFDSFTLSQVREQHKPYALSPVPNRSKGQSQTSLLTKLVGLRNVPNLGLMTTSIAGMTDTPIVQRTWGLFATLPSREKQFYGPNFSFHEYMRAKGYLRGIAIHWALAFFGLLLATAAPFRKLVRMFVYQPGEGPDKEACKKDEIEYRGTAIPDRGSETGYPQAFCRAWYNGSMYYLTAVLLAQAASTLLEEDVDLPGGVFTPSCLGQPFIDRLQGAGFKFESEILEK; encoded by the exons atgtCCCTCAAGCAGCATGGCCGTCAGTACGACCTGATCGTTTTTGGTGCCACTG GATACACCGGGACGTTTGTGGCGGAACACATCACGACACACCTGCCGACCAATTTGAAATGGGCGGTTGCAGGTCGATCAGAGTCGAAACTTCAGCACCTCGTTGGCGAGTGCAAGAAGCTGAGCCCCGACAGAGTGCAGCCTG GAATTGAAATCTGCAGCCtcaacgacgaggacctcgaggccctcgccaaaAAGACGTACATTCTCATCACCACCGTCGGCCCTTACGCGCAGTACGGCGAGCATGCATTCAGAGCCTGCGCCGAGAACGGCACGCACTACCTGGATGTCACCGGCGAGACCCCCTGGACCGGCACCATGATCAAGAAGTACGAGGGCCTCGCGCAGGAGACGGGCGCGATGATGTTTCCGCAGATCGGAATCGAGTCCGCCCCGCCTGACCTCGTCACGTGGGTGCTGGCAAAGCAGGTCCGCGAGAGGCTCTCGGCCCAAACCGGTGCCGTGACGGTGTCTATCCACCAGCTGGA TGCGGCTCCGTCGGGCGGTACCCTGGCGACggttctcggcctcttcgacTCGTTCACCCTCTCGCAGGTGAGGGAGCAGCACAAGCCATATGCTCTCTCGCCCGTCCCGAACCGCAGCAAGGGTCAATCGCAGACGTCCCTGCTCACCAAGCTGGTGGGATTGCGAAATGTCCCGAACCTGGGACTGATGACCACGTCCATTGCCGGGATGACGGACACGCCCATCGTCCAAAGAACGTGGGGTCTCTTCGCAACCCTGCCTTCGCGCGAGAAGCAGTTCTACGGACCCAACTTCTCGTTCCACGAGTACATGCGAGCCAAGGGCTACCTCCGGGGAATCGCCATTCACTGGGCTCTCGCCTTCTTTGGCTTGTTGCTTGCGACTGCGGCGCCCTTCCGGAAGCTGGTCAGGATGTTCGTCTACCAGCCCGGCGAGGGGCCAGACAAGGAGGCGTGcaagaaggacgagatcGAGTATCGCGGCACTGCCATCCCGGACAGGGGATCCGAGACGGGATATCCCCAGGCGTTCTGTCGTGCGTGGTACAACGGCAGCATGTACTACT TGACGGCCGTCCTGTTGGCCCAGGCTGCCTCGACGCTCCTGGAAGAGGACGTCGACCTGCCCGGCGGTGTTTTTACTCCGTCATGCCTGGGGCAGCCTTTCATAGACCGGTTGCAGGGAGCCGGCTTCAAATTTGAGTCGGAAATACTGGAAAAGTAG
- a CDS encoding HMG box protein, protein MAPQSGHEPQQLQTIREMPPKKIIRANPPAIDLSVIPPSLPPSVEEAYRRKCVQLKQRTGEVEEENDATRVRLARIRRQIEKLRLERAFLLEQLAKRTSTNVEDSDGSPSPPPTPQEKPLRTKRGHRKPSVLAEIDSAAKANSRPLSQTAATISPSSETFSHTQGGGGGGGGGDTQASARTNGIAKPPKRPGNAFELYCADTRPVLEEKSKNDADVNVDEELARGWKDLPEGEKEEFQTRSEEEMAKYHKDKDAFAAKSKNAEPKEDEEERDKSPQEAPAASQDEDVEMGNYDTEEQPEDTPAADDKDDKADD, encoded by the exons ATGGCTCCGCAATCCG GACACGAACCGCAACAGCTCCAGACCATCCGCGAAATGCCTCCCAAGAAGATCATTCGAGCTAATCCACCCGCGATCGACCTCTCAGTGATCCCGCCTTCCCTACCTCCCTCCGTCGAAGAGGCCTATCGGAGAAAATGCGTCCAGCTCAAGCAGCGcaccggcgaggtcgaggaggaaaaCGACGCGACCCGCGTCCGCCTCGCCCGGATCCGACGACAGATTGAGAAGCTGCGGCTGGAGAGAGCCTTCCTGCTGGAGCAGCTGGCCAAGAGAACAAGCACCAACGTGGAGGATTCAGACGGCAGCCCGAGCCCGCCACCGACT CCGCAAGAAAAGCCTCTGCGTACGAAACGCGGCCACCGCAAGCCGTCGGtgctcgccgagatcgactccgccgccaaggccaacTCCAGGCCGCTCAGTCAGACCGCCGCGACCATCTCGCCCAGTTCCGAGACCTTCTCCCACACCcaaggtggcggcggcggcggcggcggcggcgacacaCAGGCGTCGGCGCGCACCAACGGTATCGCGAAGCCGCCCAAGCGCCCTGGAAATGCCTTTGAGCTGTACTGTGCCGACACGCGGCCGGTGCTTgaggagaagagcaagaacGACGCTGATGTCaatgtcgacgaggagctcgcccGCGGCTGGAAGGACCTGCCggagggcgagaaggaggagttCCAGACGCGctccgaggaggagatggccaAGTACcacaaggacaaggacgccTTCGCCGCAAAGAGCAAAAACGCCGAGCccaaggaggacgaggaggagcgcgacAAGTCACCACAGGAGGCGCCCGCGGCATCGCAAGACGAAGATGTAGAGATGGGCAATTACGACACCGAGGAGCAGCCGGAGGACACCCCGGCTGCtgacgacaaggacgacaaAGCGGATGATTGA
- a CDS encoding von Willebrand factor type A domain-containing protein, with the protein MFSRSRKGSKGFGFGSSSSKDSQVNHLVDLGLVNPKAVQEPYRPGTAATARTNNTWTDAPSFPEKNVSIARGTGQRSSSSVRSGGSTHRRGDSYSSNNMASGAGRNRRERTFVGSECAVCEEPLEHTLQGERILQFSCSHVSHEACFYEFIREFEAQYCPSCDAPLHLDTSRGGNVLDIGKRPPMFRPTRDTANPAHAIEKISSLVKSSHSTDNRSHHTPTPTATPWDNPTPRPTSIESNQRNMPSTHTRDSTARSTGRDRDSSQPPASERYGPSRHARSDSEATGVASSGGYPETTQSGPPRRHDYDVQAMETTPGSPRGITRNPIPAPTVTVRSEFPTINRSRQQQTLTCLITVEVPDNKWRPDPEDLGSAPPGPPSVNARIDDAFARPPSPARSAPRFYPYESREVLEEMTENLRNRVDNWHGLDFSRFGKLRLYGTLRVGKDKQSWQELECFLFAEMLICVKEKRVPLAGQWDENGMPKKVTRCTLKGSILIKKHLNEVSETGNIDENVLTLNLSVAELPQFHLRFENRNQLKLWHQALLDLNAVETSPVRSPEYDRGEFSETDEDDWQRGSRQQRVSSVASSWGGPKSVTTAPTEYTNFQRSPTLPASIHVPIDVVVVVPISSSMQGVKINLVRDALKFMVNTLGERDRMGLVTFGSGGGGVPIVGMTTKAWPGWGNVLSSIKPVGQKSHRADVVEGANVAMDLLMQRKYNNPIATIMLISDASTSDADSVDFVVSRAEAAKITIHSFGLGMTHKPDTMIELSTRTKASYTYVKDWMMLRECLAGCLGSMQTLSHQNVKLKLKLPEGSPAKFHKISGALQITKRATGRDAEASLGDLRFGDKRDVLVQLVIVPDNTSQEQLPQDPWDNIVSGLEALGGAGDGDDQRVTSVEEVPLIQADLTWGDILRDGTLSHLPRPSLLAITMLPTLAKQKNSWANSPPIPPHPNIVQRRMELLTSDMLTRALTLVSRGQHDRAHTLLNETRSILKGLGKGGLPPIPPPTAPPNRSLPSTPHPGNDGSPSITPDRKQTPSPTQSANSSAVNGYPTAGIGRSRSNDGLGLGAGIDANTVAALDAELESSLEWIGHPAVFGRDSRKAVLQAIGVISSQRAFTFRTPIESLWAGRVVGVKKLTSKSREWREDGGGEGGIMEEA; encoded by the exons ATGTTTAGTCGGTCCCGGAAGGGCTCGAAAGGGTTCGGCTTTGGATCTTCGAGCTCCAAAGACTCCCAGGTCAACCACCTTGTCGATCTTGGTCTTGTGAACCCCAAGGCCGTTCAAGAACCCTACCGCCCCGGTACCGCGGCCACTGCGAGAACGAACAACACTTGGACGGATGCGCCGTCTTTCCCCGAAAAGA ACGTCTCAATAGCCCGCGGTACTGGTCAGCGCTCCAGCTCGTCAGTACGATCCGGGGGCAGCACCCATCGCAGAGGCGACAGCTACTCATCCAACAATATGgcgtccggcgccggccgcaaCCGGAGGGAGCGCACCTTTGTGGGAAGCGAATGCGCCGTCTGCGAGGAGCCACTGGAACACACGTTGCAGGGCGAGCGCATACTGCAATTCTCCTGCTCCCACGTCTCGCACGAAGCCTGCTTTTACGAGTTCATCCGCGAGTTCGAAGCGCAGTACTGCCCGTCGTGCGATGCGCCGCTGCATCTCGACACTAGCCGAGGCGGCAATGTCTTGGATATCGGTAAGCGCCCTCCCATGTTCCGCCCGACCCGAGACACTGCTAATCCGGCCCACGCGATAGAGAAGATCAGCAGCCTCGTCAAGTCTAGCCATTCCACCGACAACAGATCACACcacacgcccacgcccactGCCACGCCATGGGACAAcccgacgccgcggccgacgaGCATCGAGTCGAACCAGAGGAACATGCCcagcacacacacgcgcgaCAGCACGGCCCGGAGCACCGGGCGGGACAGGGACAGCAgccagccgccggcgtcggagCGGTACGGTCCGTCGAGGCATGCTCGCAGCGACAGCGAGGCCACCGGCGTCGCATCGTCTGGCGGATACCCCGAGACGACGCAGAGCGGCCCGCCGCGCAGACACGACTACGACGTGCAGGCGATGGAAACCACGCCGGGAAGCCCGCGCGGCATCACGAGAAACCCGATCCCAGCGCCGACCGTGACGGTTCGGTCCGAGTTCCCCACCATCAACAGGTctcgccagcagcagacCCTGACCTGCCTCATCACCGTGGAAGTGCCCGACAACAAGTGGCGGCCCGACCCCGAAGATCTCGGGTCGGCTCCGCCCGGCCCGCCCTCTGTCAACGCCAGAATCGACGATGCGTTTGCGAgaccgccatcgccggcccGGAGCGCGCCGCGGTTCTACCCCTACGAGTCGCGCGAGGTGCTGGAGGAAATGACGGAGAACCTCAGGAACAGAGTCGACAACTGGCATGGGCTCGACTTTAGCAG ATTCGGCAAGCTGCGGCTGTATGGCACGCTACGCGTCGGCAAGGACAAGCAATCTTGGCAGGAGCTGGAGTGCTTCCTGTTCGCCGAAATGCTCATCTGCGTGAAGGAGAAAAGGGTGCCGCTCGCTGGCCAGTGGGACGAGAACGGCATGCCCAAGAAGGTCACCCGTTGCACGCTGAAGGGATCGATTCTCATCAAGAAGCACCTCAACGAGGTCTCGGAAACGGGCAACA TCGATGAGAACGTCCTCACGCTGAACCTCTCCGTCGCGGAGCTGCCGCAGTTCCACCTGCGGTTTGAGAACCGGAACCAACTCAAGCTTTGGCACCAAGCCCTGCTCGACTTGAACGCCGTCGAGACGTCCCCCGTGCGCAGCCCGGAATACGACCGCGGCGAGTTCTcggagacggacgaggacgactggCAACGGGGGTCGCGACAACAGAGAGTGTCGTCGGTTGCCTCGTCGTGGGGTGGTCCCAAGTCCGTCACCACGGCGCCCACCGAGTACACCAACTTCCAGAGGAGCccgaccttgccggcctcgatccACGTGCCgatcgacgtcgtcgtcgtcgtgcccatctcctcctcgatgcAAGGCGTCAAGATCAACCTCGTCCGCGACGCGCTCAAGTTCATGGTCAACACCCTGGGCGAGAGGGACAGGATGGGGCTCGTCACCTTCgggtccggcggcggcggcgtgcccATTGTCGGCATGACCACCAAGGCCTGGCCCGGTTGGGGCAACGTGCTGTCCTCGATCAAGCCGGTCGGCCAGAAGAGCCACCGCGCCGACGTGGTCGAGGGCGCCAACGTCGCCATGGACTTGCTCATGCAGCGCAAGTACAACAACCCGATCGCCACCATCATGCTCATCAGCGACGCCTCGACCTCGGATGCCGACAGCGTCGACTTTGTCGTGTCccgggccgaggcggccaagatCACCATCCACTCGTTCGGTCTCGGCATGACGCACAAGCCGGACACGATGATTGAGCTGTCGACCCGCACCAAGGCATCCTACACCTACGTCAAGGACTGGATGATGCTGCGCGAGTGCCTCGCCGGCTGCCTCGGCTCCATGCAGACGCTCTCCCACCAAAACGTCAAGCTCAAGCTGAAGCTGCCGGAAGGATCGCCGGCCAAGTTTCACAAGATCAGCGGCGCCCTGCAGATCACCAAGCGGGCGaccggccgcgacgccgaggcctcGCTGGGCGACCTGCGGTTCGGCGACAAGCGTGATGTCTTGGTGCAGCTCGTCATCGTGCCGGACAACACGTCGCAGGAACAGCTGCCGCAAGACCCCTGGGACAACATCGTGTCGGGCCTGGAGGCGCTCGGCggagccggcgacggcgacgaccagCGGGTCACGTCCGTGGAGGAGGTCCCTCTGATCCAGGCGGACCTCACGTGGGGAGACATCCTGCGGGACGGCACGCTTTCCCATCTGCCCCGCCCGTCCCTGCTCGCCATCACCATGCTCCCGACCTTGGCGAAACAGAAGAACTCGTGGGCCAACTCGCCCCCGATCCCGCCTCACCCGAACATCGTCCAGCGGCGCATGGAGCTGCTGACGTCGGACATGCTCACCCGCGCCCTGACCCTCGTGTCGCGCGGGCAGCACGACCGAGCCCACACCCTGCTCAACGAGACCCGATCTATCCTGAAGGGGCTCGGAAAGGGCGGCCTCCCCCCTATTCCTCCAccaacggcgccgccaaACAGATCTCTTCCGTCTACCCCGCACCCGGGCAACGACGGCTCGCCGTCCATCACCCCCGACCGGAAGCAGACGCCGTCCCCCACCCAGTCGGCCAACTCGTCCGCCGTCAACGGGTACCCGACCGCCGGGATTGGGCGCAGCCGGTCcaacgacggcctcggcctgggcgccggCATTGACGCCAACACCGTCgctgccctcgacgccgagcttgAGAGCAGCCTCGAGTGGATTGGCCAccccgccgtcttcggccgcGACAGCCGCAAGGCGGTCCTCCAAGCCATCGGAGTCATCAGCTCCCAGCGCGCCTTCACCTTCCGCACGCCCATCGAGTCTCTTTGGGCCGGGCGTGTCGTGGGGGTGAAGAAGCTGACCAGCAAGAGCCGCGAATGGCgcgaagatggcggcggcgagggcggcataATGGAGGAGGCTTGA
- a CDS encoding Plays a role in the entry into G0 — protein MSSGLAAIYPAADGGDKCGTTPRLRRESGDMIHHSGPSEAHHPVPDASPGGAALTPTRGASSDVRLSELLPDDGPDTAVPKLSGTTITLTMTSLCLSATLSALEMTIVTTAVPNIVASLQSVAGYVWVGSAFILGFTAVTPVWGSVADLWGRRPIILLALSIFLAGSLLCALAPDMDVLIAGRAVQGVGASGMGVMVNTIICDMFSLRDRGLYLAITSIIWAIGSAVGPVLGGVFATRLNWRWCFWINLPIGAVVFAVLFFFLDLPSPSTSVLAGLKAVDWTGSALCMGGSLMVLLALDFGDVTHPWSSATVICLMVFGAVVIGIFLLNEWKFAANPILPLRLLSSWSKAAAYSVFAFNSYVFIGIAYYLPLYSQAVLGVDALTSGLYLLPLVVSCSLSAACAGVFIQQTGRYRVLMYAAQVLLTLGTGLLVNLEFERNLAKLFVFQILTGVGVGLNIEAPVLAAQAATTVRDTAAVVATMGFLRSIATAISVVVGGVVFQNQMKAGNPALADRIGHELARQFDGDNASAHVEDVSLLAADQQVPVRQTYFRALRTVWIMYVAFAGLALVLNLFVSEHHLSGERKEAVLGVDRGKPDSLQQPTQREEIPLESSGRQHTDTRQHTLRNRAA, from the exons ATGTCGTCGGGGCTTGCGGCAATCTATCCAgcggccgatggcggcgacaagTGTGGGACCACGCCGCGTTTGCGACGGGAATCCGGAGACATGATACACCACAGCGGCCCTTCGGAGGCACACCATCCAGTGCCGGACGCTTCTCCCGGTGGCGCCGCTTTGACCCCGACCCGCGGAGCTTCCAGCGACGTGCGTCTCTCCGAGCTGCtgcccgacgacggccccgaTACCGCCGTCCCGAAGCTCTCGGGAACCACCATCACCCTCACCATGACGTCGCTCTGCCTGTCGGCGACCCTCTCCGCCCTGGAAATGACCATTGTGACCACGGCCGTGCCCAACATCGTGGCCTCGCTGCAGTCGGTCGCCGGCTACGTCTGGGTGGGCTCCGCCTTCATCCTCGGGTTCACGGCCGTGACCCCCGTGTGGGGCTCCGTCGCGGACCTCTGGGGCCGCAGGCCCATTATTTTGCTGGCCCTGAGCATCTTCCTGGCCGGCAGCCTGCTGTGCGCGCTCGCGCCGGACATGGACGTCCTGATTGCCGGCCGCGCTGTccagggcgtcggcgccTCCGGCATGGGCGTCATGGTCAACACCATCATCTGCGACATGTTCTCGCTCCGCGACCGCGGCTTGTATCTTGCCATCACGTCCATCATCTGGGCCATCGGCAGCGCGGTGGGCCCGGTGCTCGGGGGCGTTTTTGCCACGCGGCTGAA TTGGAGATGGTGTTTCTGGATCAACC TGCCCATTGGCGCAGTAGTCTTCGCcgtgctcttcttctttctcgaTTTGCCGTCACCCAGCACGTCGGttctcgccggcctcaaAGCCGTCGACTGGACGGGCAGTGCTCTGTGCATGGGCGGATCCCTGAtggtcctcctcgccctcgacttCGGAGACGTCACGCACCCTTGGTCCTCCGCCACCGTCATCTGCCTGATGGTCtttggcgccgtcgtcataggcatcttcctcctcaacgAGTGGAAGTTCGCCGCGAACCCCATCCTTCCCCTACGGCTGCTTTCAAGCTGGTCGAAAGCGGCGGCCTACAGCGTCTTCGCGTTCAACTCGTACGTCTTCATCGGCATCGCGTACTACCTACCCCTGTACTCGCAGGCCGTGTTGGGCGTGGACGCCCTGACGTCCGGGCTGTACCTGTTGCCGCTGGTCGTTTCGTGCTCGTTGTCGGCGGCCTGCGCCGGCGTCTTCATCCAGCAGACGGGACGTTACCGCGTGCTCATGTACGCGGCGCAGGTGCTTCTGACGCTCGGCACAGGGCTCTTGGTCAACCTCGAGTTCGAGCGGAACCTGGCAAAGCTATTCGTGTTCCAGATACTCACcggtgtcggcgtcggcctgAACATCGAAGCCCCTGTCCTGGCGGCTCAGGCCGCGACCACGGTGCGCGATACCGCTGCAGTGGTGGCCACCATGGGCTTTCTCCGATCCATCGCGACGGCCATCTCTGTTGTGGTGGGGGGAGTGGTCTTCCAGAATCAGATGAAGGCCGGGAATCCAGCCCTGGCTGATCGGATCGGTCACGAGCTGGCCCGCCAATTCGACGGGGACAATGCGTCGGCCCATGTCGAAGATGTTAGTCTTCTCGCGGCAGACCAGCAGGTTCCTGTGAGACAGACTTATTTCAGAGCACTCAGGACCGTATGGATTATG TATGTCGCGTTCGCAGGCTTGGCGCTGGTGTTGAATCTGTTTGTCTCAGAACACCACCTGAGTGGTGAGAGGAAGGAAGCtgttctcggcgtcgatcGAGGAAAACCCGACTCGCTGCAGCAACCAACGCAGAGGGAGGAGATACCGCTCGAGTCGTCCGGCAGACAGCACACCGATACCAGGCAGCACACACTGAGAAACCGGGCCGCATGA
- a CDS encoding T-complex protein 1, translating to MSLNIPNAPNANLFKQGYNNYDSEDGAVLRNIDACRAISSTVQTSLGPYGRNKIVINHLQKMILTSDAATILRELDVVHPAAKLLVMASQQQESEMGDATNMVIVLAGELLKKAEDLLRMGLKTSDIVTGYERAQKFALETLDELSVDKVEDIRSQEELSKAIRTVVASKQNGSEDFLADLVAEAVLAVLPKNPVGFNVDNIRVVKIMGGALEQSRVVKGMVFPKEPDGSIKKAQHAKVGVFSCPIDTSQTETKGTVLLHNAKEMMDFTKGEESHLEAAIKELYDVGIRVVVAGSTVGELALHYLNRFGILVIKILSKFELRRICRVVGATPLARLGAPMPDEMGSIDVVETLEIGGDRVTVFRQEDEATRTATLVLRGATQNHLDDVERAVDDGVNVVKAITRDPRLVPGAGATEIQLVERLNALGEKTPGLSQYAIRKYGEAFEVIPRTIAESAGLDATEVLSRLYMAHHKKDDWATGVDIENDDGSGTLDAREEGILDLLVSKSWAIKLATEAARTVLSVDQIIVARRAGGPKPPGPNPNWDED from the exons ATGTCTCTCAACATCCCCAACGCACCGAACGCGAACCTGTTCAAGCAGGGGTACAACAA CTACGATTCCGAAGATGGAGCCGTCCTGCGCAACATCGACGCCTGCCGGGCTATCTCGTCGACCGTTCAGACGTCGCTGGGCCCCTACGGCCGCAACAAGATTGTCATCAACCACCTCCAGAAGATGATCCTCACCTCAGACGCCGCCACCATCCTTAGAGAACTCGATGTCGTCCACCCGGCGGCCAAGCTCCTGGTCATGGCCAGTCAACAGCAAGAGTCGGAGATGGGCGATGCCACCAACATGGTCATCGTTCTTGCCGGCGAGCTGCTGAAGAAGGCGGAGGACCTGCTGCGTATGGGCCTGAAGACGTCAGACATCGTCACTGGTTACGAGCGGGCACAAAAGTTCGCCCTCGAGACGCTGGACGAGCTTTCCGTCGACAAGGTGGAGGACATCCGCTCTCAGGAGGAGCTCAGCAAGGCCATccgcaccgtcgtcgccagcaAGCAGAACGGCAGCGAGGACTTCctggccgacctcgtcgccgaggccgtcctgGCGGTGCTGCCCAAGAACCCCGTCGGTTTCAACGTCGACAACATCAGAGTAGTCAAGATCATGGGCGGCGCCCTGGAGCAGAGCCGCGTGGTCAAGGGTATGGTCTTCCCCAAGGAGCCCGATGGTTCGATCAAGAAGGCGCAGCACGCAAAGGTCGGAGTCTTCTCGTGCCCGATCGACACCAGCCAGACCGAGACCAAGGGCAccgtcctcctccacaaCGCCAAGGAGATGATGGATTTCACAAAGGGCGAGGAGTCgcacctcgaggccgccatcaAGGAGCTCTACGACGTCGGCATCCGAGTCGTCGTTGCCGGCTCCACCGTGGGCGAGCTGGCTCTCCACTACCTCAACAGATTCGGCATCCTTGTCATCAAGATTCTCAGCAAGTTCGAGCTGCGCAGAATCTGCAGAGTCGTCGGAGCCACCCCTCTGGCCCGTCTGGGTGCGCCCATGCCCGACGAGATGGGTTccatcgacgtcgtcgagaccCTCGAGATTGGCGGAGACCGTGTCACCGTGTTCAGACAAGAGGACGAGGCCACAAGAACAGCCACCCTGGTCCTGAGAGGAGCCACCCAGAACCACCTGGATGAcgtcgagcgcgccgtcgacgacggtgtcaacgtcgtcaaggccatcacCAGAGACCCTCGCCTCGTGCCCGGTGCGGGTGCCACCGAGatccagctcgtcgagagGCTGAACGCCCTCGGCGAAAAGACTCCCGGCCTGTCGCAGTACGCCATTCGCAAGTACGGCGAGGCCTTCGAGGTCATCCCTAGGACCATCGCAGAGAGTGCCGGTCTGGACGCCACCGAGGTCCTGAGCAGACTGTACATGGCCCACCACAAGAAGGACGACTGGGCCACCGGCGTGGATATCGAG AACGATGACGGCTCCGGTACCCTGGACGCCCGCGAGGAGGGCATCCTGGACCTGCTGGTCTCCAAGTCCTGGGCCATCAAGCTCGCTACCGAGGCCGCCCGGACTGTTCTGTCAGTCGATCAGATTATTGTGGCTCGCCGGGCCGGCGGCCCCAAGCCTCCCGGCCCCAACCCCAACTGGGACGAGGACTAA